In the Bacillus shivajii genome, one interval contains:
- a CDS encoding QcrA and Rieske domain-containing protein yields the protein MSEEKKHRVSRRQFLTYTLTGVGGFMAAGMLSPMVRFALDPALEAGDETEFVRVASVDELTNEPQRFDFSLEIEDAWYTSEQTRAAWVYQEGNEVVALSPICTHLGCTVNWDTDDHPNQFFCPCHFGRFEKDGVNVPGTPPTRPLDVYEIEVRDGEVYLGGIIQRR from the coding sequence GTGAGCGAAGAGAAAAAACACCGAGTATCAAGACGTCAATTCTTAACGTATACACTTACGGGAGTTGGCGGATTTATGGCTGCCGGTATGTTAAGTCCTATGGTGCGATTTGCATTGGATCCTGCACTAGAAGCTGGTGACGAGACAGAGTTTGTACGCGTCGCATCAGTAGATGAACTTACAAATGAACCTCAACGTTTTGATTTTAGTCTTGAAATTGAGGATGCATGGTATACGTCTGAGCAGACAAGAGCTGCATGGGTTTATCAAGAAGGCAATGAGGTTGTCGCGTTATCTCCAATTTGTACACACTTAGGTTGTACAGTTAACTGGGATACTGATGATCACCCGAACCAGTTCTTCTGTCCATGTCACTTTGGGCGCTTTGAAAAGGACGGTGTGAACGTCCCTGGAACGCCGCCTACTCGTCCATTAGACGTTTATGAGATTGAAGTTCGAGATGGAGAAGTATACCTTGGAGGCATTATTCAACGACGATAG
- the qcrB gene encoding menaquinol-cytochrome c reductase cytochrome b subunit, whose protein sequence is MLQKLYDWVDERLDITPMWRDIADHEVPEHVNPAHHFSAFVYCFGGLTFFVTVIQILSGMFLTMYYVPDIVNAYESVYYLQNEVTHGVIVRGMHHWGASLVIVMMFLHTLRVFFTGSYKKPRELNWVVGVLIFFVMLGLGFTGYLLPWDMKAYFATVVGLEIAEAAPIVGGFAKTLLAGGDIIGAQTLTRFFAIHVFFLPGALLGLLGAHFYMIRKQGISGPL, encoded by the coding sequence ATGCTTCAAAAATTATATGACTGGGTAGATGAACGTTTAGATATTACACCAATGTGGCGTGATATTGCAGATCATGAAGTACCTGAACACGTAAACCCTGCCCATCATTTCTCTGCATTTGTTTATTGTTTTGGTGGATTGACGTTCTTTGTTACTGTCATCCAAATCTTATCTGGGATGTTCTTAACGATGTATTATGTTCCAGACATTGTAAACGCATATGAATCCGTATATTACTTGCAAAATGAAGTAACGCACGGTGTCATTGTTCGTGGTATGCACCACTGGGGGGCAAGTTTAGTTATTGTTATGATGTTCCTTCATACACTACGAGTTTTCTTCACAGGCTCATATAAAAAGCCTCGCGAATTAAACTGGGTCGTAGGTGTATTGATATTCTTTGTAATGTTAGGCTTAGGGTTTACAGGATACTTATTACCTTGGGATATGAAAGCTTATTTCGCAACGGTAGTAGGGCTTGAAATCGCTGAAGCTGCTCCGATTGTTGGAGGCTTTGCAAAGACACTACTTGCTGGTGGTGATATTATTGGGGCTCAGACTCTAACACGATTCTTTGCGATTCATGTATTCTTCTTACCGGGTGCTTTACTTGGTTTATTAGGAGCTCACTTCTACATGATTCGTAAGCAAGGTATTTCTGGTCCATTGTAA
- a CDS encoding menaquinol-cytochrome c reductase cytochrome b/c subunit — translation MQRGKGMKFVGDSRIPAERKPNIPKDYSEYPHKTEAFWPNFLLKEWMVGAVFLIGYLCLTVAHPAPLERVADPTDTGYIPLPDWYFLFLYQLLKYEYAAGSYTVIGAVVIPGIAFGALLLAPFLDRGTERRPIKRPIASGLMLLGVISIIFLTWESVDEHDWEAAAQQGAIVDDVQIDESALGYEIYLTQDSCIACHGGDMLGGAAGPPIIPSDYDKDEVMDIIINGIEGTAMPGGEFEGTDEELETLAEFIANDGQAPNGNGDDEGDEE, via the coding sequence ATGCAGCGCGGAAAAGGTATGAAGTTCGTTGGAGACTCACGTATTCCAGCTGAACGAAAGCCAAATATACCAAAAGATTATTCCGAATATCCTCATAAGACAGAAGCTTTCTGGCCGAACTTCTTATTAAAAGAATGGATGGTTGGTGCCGTCTTCTTAATTGGATATTTATGTTTAACAGTTGCGCATCCAGCCCCTCTAGAGAGGGTTGCGGATCCTACAGATACAGGTTACATACCATTACCTGACTGGTATTTCTTATTCTTATATCAACTATTAAAGTACGAATATGCTGCTGGTAGTTACACAGTAATTGGAGCAGTTGTTATTCCTGGTATTGCTTTCGGTGCACTATTGTTAGCACCGTTTTTGGACCGTGGTACCGAACGACGTCCAATTAAGCGTCCAATTGCAAGCGGCTTAATGCTGTTAGGTGTTATTTCAATCATCTTCTTAACTTGGGAATCAGTTGATGAGCATGATTGGGAAGCTGCAGCACAACAAGGGGCAATTGTTGATGATGTTCAAATTGATGAATCAGCTTTAGGGTATGAAATATACTTAACACAAGATTCATGTATCGCTTGTCACGGTGGTGATATGCTAGGTGGAGCAGCAGGGCCTCCTATTATTCCAAGTGACTATGATAAAGATGAAGTAATGGATATCATCATTAATGGTATTGAAGGTACTGCAATGCCTGGTGGAGAGTTCGAAGGTACGGATGAAGAGCTAGAAACTCTAGCTGAATTTATCGCTAATGACGGCCAAGCACCAAATGGTAATGGTGACGACGAAGGCGATGAGGAATAA
- a CDS encoding DUF1405 domain-containing protein, with protein MKLNIYEEFMQLLINRYFLILLFVVNVFGTIYGYIWYANQLAITPTHFLIFVPDSPTASLFFCIVLFAFIFLKKNMPLIEAFAAVTLFKYGVWAVVMIVAGAWAGDTLVWQQYMLIFSHLGMAIQGLLYAPFYRIKPWHLVVVAIWTIHNDVIDYIYGMHPWISASLHDYIQEIAYFTFWLSGISLLIVYILNKKVKKRELKI; from the coding sequence ATGAAACTCAATATATATGAAGAATTTATGCAGCTATTAATTAACCGTTATTTTTTAATATTACTATTTGTTGTTAATGTTTTCGGGACGATTTATGGGTACATATGGTATGCAAATCAATTGGCTATTACACCGACACACTTTTTAATTTTCGTTCCAGATAGTCCGACTGCTAGTTTGTTTTTTTGTATCGTTTTGTTTGCCTTTATCTTTTTAAAGAAGAATATGCCACTTATAGAAGCGTTTGCAGCGGTTACTTTGTTTAAGTATGGTGTGTGGGCTGTCGTTATGATCGTTGCTGGAGCATGGGCTGGGGACACGTTAGTATGGCAACAATACATGTTAATTTTCTCTCATTTAGGAATGGCTATACAAGGTCTTCTTTATGCACCATTTTACCGAATCAAACCTTGGCACCTCGTTGTTGTAGCAATATGGACGATTCATAACGATGTCATTGATTACATCTATGGGATGCATCCGTGGATTTCTGCTTCTCTTCATGATTATATACAAGAAATTGCATACTTTACATTTTGGTTAAGCGGAATATCTTTGTTAATCGTGTATATTCTAAATAAAAAAGTAAAAAAACGAGAACTTAAAATCTAG
- a CDS encoding sporulation protein YpjB: MAERLFLISVIILTLVVSPGIITASDDYSQSWRELNQTSDKILQYVREGHYEEAHQLLDVFSDEFMTLQASGHNNLSMRDLNVITSVYEDVEGATVQASLSHNERVNAATKLRLLVDVYETSHQPLWLKTKNPVFDSLQTVKVAASTGEGNVQKKLNRFLSRYEVVRPAWSVSLQSEKYTQLESQIQFLNHLRERGASSEEFIDHLNAIELQLSTIFEEKEDEVSDPQLIWVMITIGGAIIAVLSYAGWKKYKGEREKELERKKMRRGQNR, encoded by the coding sequence ATGGCTGAACGATTATTTTTAATTTCCGTTATAATATTAACCTTGGTCGTATCACCAGGAATAATAACAGCTTCTGATGATTACTCTCAATCATGGAGGGAGTTAAATCAAACAAGTGATAAAATCTTACAGTATGTAAGAGAAGGACATTATGAAGAGGCTCATCAACTATTAGACGTATTTTCTGATGAATTTATGACTTTACAGGCGTCGGGACACAATAACTTATCTATGAGAGACTTAAACGTGATTACTTCAGTTTATGAAGATGTAGAAGGTGCGACGGTACAAGCTTCTCTTTCTCATAATGAGAGAGTAAACGCTGCGACAAAGCTACGTCTATTAGTTGATGTGTATGAAACGTCTCATCAGCCTCTATGGCTCAAGACAAAGAATCCTGTGTTTGATTCATTACAGACCGTAAAGGTAGCAGCAAGTACGGGAGAAGGGAATGTCCAAAAAAAATTAAATCGATTTCTCTCCCGATATGAAGTTGTACGACCTGCTTGGTCAGTCAGTTTGCAAAGTGAAAAATATACACAACTAGAGTCGCAAATACAATTTTTAAACCATCTAAGGGAAAGAGGAGCTTCTAGTGAAGAATTCATCGACCACCTTAATGCGATTGAACTCCAACTTTCAACGATCTTTGAAGAAAAAGAAGATGAAGTATCAGATCCCCAATTAATTTGGGTGATGATTACAATAGGTGGTGCAATTATTGCAGTTCTCTCATATGCAGGTTGGAAAAAATACAAAGGTGAAAGAGAAAAAGAATTAGAAAGAAAGAAAATGAGAAGAGGGCAAAACCGTTAA
- a CDS encoding zinc metallopeptidase produces MSLGAFIVYIAILMLIPLWAQSKVKSAYKKYSQVRASSGMTGAEVARKILNDNGLYDVSVEPVKGKLTDHYDPRSKVVRLSESNYYGNSVAGAAVAAHEVGHALQDEEGYAFLRFRHALVPVANFGSNISFFLILAGIFLQMTGMLLAGIVFMSAAVLFQLVTLPVEFNASNRAMEQVVSVGVIRNDEERETKKVLNAAALTYVAAALVAVAELVRFILMYVAMNND; encoded by the coding sequence ATGTCATTAGGAGCTTTTATTGTTTATATCGCAATCTTAATGTTAATCCCTTTGTGGGCACAATCTAAAGTAAAGAGTGCATATAAAAAATATTCACAAGTACGTGCATCTTCTGGAATGACTGGTGCTGAAGTAGCAAGAAAGATCTTAAACGACAATGGTTTATATGATGTTTCAGTTGAACCGGTAAAAGGAAAGTTAACAGACCATTATGACCCGCGTAGTAAAGTGGTTCGGTTATCTGAATCTAACTATTACGGTAATTCTGTAGCAGGTGCAGCAGTTGCAGCGCACGAGGTAGGGCATGCATTGCAAGATGAAGAAGGTTATGCATTCTTACGCTTCCGTCACGCCTTAGTTCCTGTAGCAAACTTCGGTTCGAATATTTCGTTTTTCTTAATTTTAGCAGGTATCTTTTTGCAAATGACTGGTATGCTTTTAGCGGGGATTGTTTTCATGTCCGCTGCCGTTTTATTCCAATTAGTTACATTACCAGTTGAGTTTAACGCTTCTAACCGTGCAATGGAACAAGTTGTTTCTGTTGGCGTTATTCGTAACGATGAAGAACGAGAAACGAAAAAGGTTCTAAATGCAGCGGCATTAACGTATGTTGCAGCGGCTTTAGTAGCAGTAGCAGAACTCGTAAGGTTTATCCTCATGTATGTCGCGATGAACAATGATTAA
- a CDS encoding YitT family protein produces the protein MSFGLVYFNMENNLADGGFTGITLILYFMFQIDPAYSNLVLNIPLFIIGWKVLGRNAFIYTVIGTLAVSVFLWLFQRYKFLYIPLYDDMTLAALFAGVFIGVGLGIVFRYGGTTGGVDIIAKLGFKYWGWSMGKTMFLFDAAVITSSLIYLNYREAMYTLLAVFVAAKVIDFIQQGAYSGKAAIIISDNAPEIASVILQEMDRGATILKGKGSFTGVDREVLYCVVGRNEMVRLKNLIAKVDPHAFVTLGDVQDVMGEGFTFDENKKPFEI, from the coding sequence ATGTCATTTGGACTCGTTTATTTTAATATGGAAAACAATTTAGCTGATGGCGGCTTTACCGGGATAACGTTAATCCTTTATTTTATGTTCCAAATCGATCCAGCTTATTCTAATCTCGTTTTAAATATCCCTCTTTTCATTATTGGTTGGAAAGTACTTGGTCGAAACGCCTTTATTTATACTGTAATTGGGACACTTGCTGTTTCTGTCTTTTTATGGCTTTTTCAACGATATAAATTCCTTTATATTCCCCTTTATGATGACATGACATTAGCTGCATTATTTGCCGGAGTGTTTATAGGGGTTGGATTAGGGATTGTCTTTCGATACGGCGGTACGACTGGTGGCGTAGATATCATTGCAAAATTAGGATTTAAATATTGGGGATGGAGTATGGGAAAAACCATGTTCTTATTTGATGCAGCTGTCATCACTTCTTCTCTCATTTATTTAAATTATCGTGAAGCGATGTACACATTACTTGCTGTTTTTGTTGCTGCCAAAGTGATTGATTTCATCCAACAAGGAGCCTACTCAGGGAAAGCAGCGATCATTATCTCAGATAATGCCCCTGAAATTGCTTCTGTGATTTTGCAAGAAATGGACCGCGGTGCCACTATTTTAAAGGGAAAAGGTAGCTTTACTGGAGTCGATCGCGAAGTCCTCTATTGTGTTGTCGGCAGAAACGAAATGGTTCGGTTAAAAAATTTGATAGCAAAAGTTGATCCACATGCATTTGTTACATTAGGAGATGTCCAAGATGTGATGGGAGAAGGATTCACTTTCGATGAAAATAAAAAGCCATTCGAAATCTAG
- a CDS encoding nucleotide pyrophosphohydrolase, with protein MSEKSMKEMQQEVDEYISQFKEGYFSPLAMMARLTEEMGELAREVNHYYGEKPKKDNEENKSMEQELGDILFVLVCLANSLNINMEEAFDLVMNKFNTRDKDRWTRIEDKGSEQHD; from the coding sequence ATGTCAGAAAAATCAATGAAAGAGATGCAACAAGAAGTCGATGAATACATATCTCAGTTTAAAGAAGGCTATTTTTCTCCACTAGCTATGATGGCTAGACTAACAGAGGAAATGGGCGAACTAGCTCGTGAAGTAAATCATTATTATGGTGAAAAGCCGAAAAAAGATAACGAAGAAAACAAATCAATGGAACAAGAGTTGGGTGATATTCTATTCGTTTTAGTTTGCTTAGCTAACTCATTAAATATCAACATGGAAGAAGCTTTTGACTTAGTAATGAACAAGTTTAATACAAGAGATAAAGATCGTTGGACAAGAATCGAAGATAAAGGAAGTGAACAGCATGACTAA
- the dapB gene encoding 4-hydroxy-tetrahydrodipicolinate reductase translates to MTKIVIAGPRGNMGKEAVKMVEATESFTLSAVVDRKNSGKLMKEVSGMEPLDVPIYEDIEECFQETGCDILIDLTTPEHGKNHMLMAFDYGVRPVVGTTGFTDEDVEELSAIAKEKELGAIIAPNFAIGAILMMKFSQMAARYMPDVEIIEQHHDRKLDAPSGTAAKTAQLISEVRDAKQQGHPEETEQMEGARGAEYDGLRIHSVRLPGLVAHQEVIFGGEGQTLKIRHDSMNRASFMPGVKLACDTVLKLDHLVYGLEHIIE, encoded by the coding sequence ATGACTAAAATTGTAATCGCAGGACCAAGGGGAAATATGGGAAAAGAAGCTGTAAAGATGGTAGAGGCAACAGAGAGCTTCACATTATCAGCTGTCGTTGATCGTAAAAACAGTGGTAAACTGATGAAAGAGGTTTCAGGTATGGAACCATTAGATGTACCCATTTATGAAGATATAGAAGAGTGCTTTCAAGAAACAGGTTGTGACATACTAATCGATTTAACAACACCTGAACACGGGAAAAATCATATGTTAATGGCATTTGATTATGGTGTACGACCAGTCGTTGGTACAACAGGATTTACAGATGAAGATGTTGAAGAATTAAGTGCGATTGCCAAAGAAAAAGAATTAGGTGCGATTATTGCGCCAAACTTTGCAATCGGTGCAATTTTAATGATGAAGTTTTCACAAATGGCAGCTAGATATATGCCTGATGTAGAAATTATTGAACAACATCATGATCGAAAGCTCGATGCCCCATCAGGGACAGCAGCGAAAACAGCTCAATTAATTAGCGAAGTACGTGATGCAAAACAACAAGGGCATCCTGAAGAGACAGAGCAGATGGAAGGCGCAAGAGGGGCAGAATACGATGGATTACGTATACATAGTGTTCGCTTACCTGGTCTTGTTGCTCACCAAGAGGTGATCTTTGGTGGTGAAGGCCAAACGCTTAAGATTCGCCACGACTCGATGAATCGCGCATCATTTATGCCCGGTGTAAAGCTTGCTTGTGACACAGTGCTAAAGCTTGACCACCTAGTATACGGCCTTGAACATATTATTGAATAA
- the mgsA gene encoding methylglyoxal synthase, translating to MNIAFIAHDNKKNDLVQFTTAYKELFKGHTLFSTGTTGIKIMEATGLSIHRFQSGPLGGDQQIGALIAENKMDLVLFFKDPLTAQPHEPDISALIRLCDVYNIPLATNMATAEILLKGLNRGDLQWREIVRGESETDDE from the coding sequence ATGAACATAGCATTTATCGCACATGATAATAAGAAAAATGATCTTGTTCAATTTACGACTGCATATAAAGAATTGTTTAAAGGGCATACATTATTTTCAACAGGCACCACTGGGATAAAAATCATGGAAGCTACAGGGTTATCTATTCATCGTTTTCAATCAGGCCCTTTAGGTGGCGATCAACAAATTGGTGCTTTAATCGCTGAAAATAAAATGGACCTCGTTTTATTTTTTAAAGATCCATTAACTGCTCAACCTCATGAACCTGATATTTCTGCTTTAATTCGATTATGTGATGTATATAATATTCCGCTTGCAACAAATATGGCAACTGCTGAAATTCTGTTGAAAGGCTTAAACAGAGGAGATTTACAATGGCGGGAAATCGTCAGAGGTGAATCAGAGACGGATGATGAATGA
- the bshB1 gene encoding bacillithiol biosynthesis deacetylase BshB1, translated as MNEQKLDMLAIGAHPDDVEIGMGGTIAKYAKMGFRIGIINLTKAELSSNGTVETRQKEAEHAAEVLGLEKRIQLSFPDRGLKDSSKECIEEVVKVIRKYQPKVIFAPNKHDRHPDHGYCSEIVKEAHFSSGIKRYLPENQAYRAEQLYYYQINGIGNPTFIVDIADFIDVKIEALACFKTQFRLEEGTVKTPLNENYLEKLKSREMLLGNEAGVKYGEGFTSDRPIIMSHILGENV; from the coding sequence ATGAATGAACAGAAATTAGATATGCTTGCGATCGGTGCCCACCCAGATGATGTTGAAATCGGTATGGGGGGCACGATTGCAAAGTATGCAAAAATGGGCTTTCGTATCGGAATAATAAACTTAACAAAAGCAGAATTGTCTTCAAATGGAACAGTAGAAACGCGACAGAAAGAAGCGGAACATGCTGCAGAAGTACTTGGCTTAGAAAAGAGAATTCAACTCTCTTTTCCCGATCGTGGACTAAAAGACTCCTCGAAAGAATGTATCGAAGAGGTTGTAAAAGTCATTCGTAAGTATCAACCGAAAGTAATATTTGCCCCGAATAAGCATGATCGTCATCCAGATCATGGTTATTGTAGTGAAATTGTAAAAGAAGCACATTTTTCTTCTGGTATTAAACGTTACCTTCCAGAGAATCAAGCTTATAGAGCAGAACAATTATATTATTATCAAATTAATGGGATCGGTAACCCGACATTCATCGTTGATATAGCTGATTTTATAGACGTTAAAATAGAGGCATTGGCATGCTTTAAAACTCAATTTCGTTTAGAAGAAGGCACGGTAAAAACCCCTTTAAATGAGAATTATTTAGAAAAGTTAAAAAGTAGAGAAATGTTACTAGGTAATGAGGCAGGCGTGAAGTATGGGGAAGGATTTACTTCTGACCGGCCGATCATCATGTCTCATATATTAGGAGAAAATGTATGA
- the bshA gene encoding N-acetyl-alpha-D-glucosaminyl L-malate synthase BshA, which yields MTLKIGITCYPTVGGSGVVATELGKALAEKGHEVHFITSSMPFRLENSTANIYFHEVEVNQYSVFRYPPYDLALASKMAEISKREGLDILHVHYAIPHAISAYLAKEMVGDHLKVVTTLHGTDITVLGYDPSLSDMIRFGIERSDIVTAVSNDLINQTKQLLHTTKPIQTIYNFVDHRIYYPREIDGLKEELGIKPDQKVICHVSNFRKVKRVPDVLKAFYEIQKDIDSVLILIGEGPDLPIINEEAKRLGILDRVKFLGNQKRVAELLSMSDLKLLLSEKESFGLVILEAMACGVPVIGTNIGGIPEVIEDGKSGFICPLGDITSIAQTAKMYLLNQNLQQEMSVHALKRANKDFHQEKIVKEYEGVYHAALSSQEV from the coding sequence ATGACGCTAAAAATAGGTATTACATGCTATCCAACGGTAGGAGGCTCAGGAGTGGTTGCTACTGAGCTAGGTAAAGCACTAGCTGAAAAAGGGCATGAAGTTCATTTTATTACTTCTAGTATGCCTTTTAGACTTGAAAACAGTACGGCAAACATTTACTTTCATGAAGTAGAAGTAAACCAATATTCTGTGTTTCGCTACCCGCCATATGATTTAGCCTTAGCAAGTAAAATGGCAGAAATATCGAAAAGGGAAGGGTTAGATATCCTTCACGTCCATTATGCGATCCCGCATGCAATAAGTGCGTATTTAGCAAAAGAAATGGTTGGTGACCATCTCAAAGTAGTGACAACGTTACATGGAACGGATATTACTGTGCTAGGTTATGACCCTTCTTTATCTGATATGATTCGCTTTGGAATTGAAAGGTCAGATATCGTTACAGCTGTGTCTAATGATCTCATTAATCAAACGAAACAATTATTACATACAACAAAGCCAATTCAGACCATTTATAATTTTGTCGATCATAGGATTTATTACCCTCGAGAAATAGATGGACTTAAAGAGGAGCTAGGCATCAAACCAGATCAAAAGGTCATTTGTCACGTTTCAAATTTTCGCAAAGTAAAAAGAGTCCCAGACGTTTTAAAAGCCTTTTATGAAATTCAAAAAGACATAGACTCTGTCTTGATTCTAATAGGTGAAGGTCCTGACTTGCCAATCATTAATGAAGAGGCAAAGAGATTAGGGATCTTAGATCGAGTGAAATTTTTAGGGAATCAAAAACGTGTCGCAGAATTACTGTCTATGAGTGATTTGAAACTATTATTGTCAGAAAAAGAGAGCTTTGGTCTAGTCATTCTCGAAGCGATGGCGTGTGGAGTTCCTGTGATAGGTACCAATATTGGAGGGATCCCAGAAGTCATTGAAGACGGAAAAAGCGGCTTTATATGTCCGTTAGGTGATATTACAAGTATTGCTCAGACTGCAAAGATGTATTTATTAAATCAAAATTTACAACAAGAAATGTCAGTTCATGCACTGAAGCGGGCAAATAAAGACTTTCATCAAGAAAAAATCGTTAAGGAATATGAGGGAGTTTATCACGCCGCATTAAGTAGTCAGGAGGTTTAA
- a CDS encoding CCA tRNA nucleotidyltransferase, translating to MISWKEASRKVIDTLNNKGYEAYIVGGAVRDYLLNIPIKDIDICTNASISKLKTLFPHHIDVGATHGTIIVKVSDKTIEVSSFKSTNNSEIVTIEEDLFNRDFTINAMAMNETGKIIDPFGGQDDLKQKVLKVVGHSEERLLEDPLRLLRAIRFKLHYSLRVDRKTERWINEHAGKINDVAVERISNEIDKIASATLEKNQIIELLDSIIIFELPHIFTNFEEFVEKLKSTSETIRTTNIEELWLIALLHTEDLSSVFTYYRRSNKFKRQLSHIVTGIRRVIDRKWTKMDLYEIGETYIPLTEKIRAICKEEPAEIETIKTMYDALPIKNKEELAIGGEDLMNWFPNEPGVWIGQCLQEIEKAVVNGDVENNKEHIYHWLKEGGI from the coding sequence ATGATCTCTTGGAAAGAAGCGAGTCGCAAAGTCATCGATACGTTAAATAACAAAGGGTATGAAGCCTATATCGTAGGTGGAGCTGTTAGAGATTACTTACTTAACATCCCAATAAAAGATATCGATATTTGTACAAATGCTTCAATAAGTAAACTAAAAACGCTGTTTCCACATCACATTGATGTAGGGGCCACTCACGGTACGATCATTGTCAAGGTCTCGGATAAAACAATTGAAGTAAGCTCTTTTAAGTCGACGAACAACAGTGAAATAGTAACAATCGAAGAAGACTTATTCAACCGAGACTTTACGATTAATGCAATGGCAATGAATGAAACGGGAAAGATTATTGATCCCTTTGGAGGACAAGATGATTTAAAGCAGAAAGTGTTAAAGGTTGTTGGTCATAGCGAAGAAAGACTACTAGAGGACCCTCTTCGTTTATTAAGGGCCATTCGCTTCAAACTTCATTACAGTTTACGGGTAGATCGTAAAACGGAGCGTTGGATAAATGAACATGCAGGGAAAATCAATGACGTAGCAGTCGAACGAATCAGTAATGAAATAGACAAGATTGCTTCTGCCACTTTAGAAAAAAATCAGATCATTGAATTATTGGATTCGATTATTATCTTTGAACTACCACATATTTTTACAAACTTTGAAGAATTTGTTGAGAAACTAAAGTCGACATCTGAAACGATAAGAACGACGAACATCGAAGAGTTATGGTTAATAGCTTTACTACATACAGAAGATTTATCAAGCGTATTTACCTATTATCGTCGCAGTAATAAATTTAAAAGGCAACTCTCCCATATTGTTACGGGCATAAGGCGAGTCATCGATCGAAAATGGACAAAAATGGATTTGTACGAAATAGGTGAAACGTATATCCCACTTACTGAAAAGATCAGGGCTATCTGTAAGGAAGAACCTGCCGAAATAGAAACGATTAAAACAATGTACGATGCACTCCCCATAAAAAATAAAGAAGAATTAGCTATTGGCGGGGAAGACCTTATGAATTGGTTTCCGAATGAACCAGGTGTATGGATTGGCCAATGTTTACAAGAAATAGAAAAAGCTGTTGTTAATGGAGATGTCGAAAATAACAAAGAACATATATATCATTGGCTCAAGGAAGGAGGGATTTGA
- a CDS encoding biotin--[acetyl-CoA-carboxylase] ligase gives MKANVLQLLRDEEGNYISGAKISEALNCSRTMVWKYIDALRKEGYEIEAVSNKGYCLIKEYDRLSKHELLSRLTDHSIFSDVIYEESTPSTQIIAQAAANEGVCEGTVVIADEQVSGRGRLGREWYSPPETGIWMSMILRPKVDFRRAPQLTLVTAVAVVRAIEHVTKLEAEIKWPNDLLLNGKKIAGILTEMQADPDQIKAVIIGVGINVNHRSFPEGIEDIATSLANESDRTFNRAELIAQILKEFEWLYDAYLTKGFSFIKPLWEARSNTIGRMIKARTANDVIEGFAEGIDEEGVLLLRDKTGDRHNIYSADIDIAKN, from the coding sequence ATGAAGGCAAATGTATTACAGTTATTACGAGATGAAGAAGGAAATTACATATCAGGCGCAAAGATTAGTGAAGCATTGAATTGTAGTAGAACAATGGTATGGAAATATATTGACGCGTTAAGAAAAGAGGGCTATGAAATTGAGGCGGTCTCAAACAAAGGTTACTGTCTTATAAAAGAGTATGATCGATTAAGTAAACATGAGCTTTTATCGAGATTGACAGACCATTCAATCTTTAGTGATGTGATTTATGAAGAGTCAACACCATCAACACAAATCATTGCCCAAGCTGCAGCAAATGAAGGGGTTTGTGAAGGAACGGTAGTGATTGCTGATGAACAAGTTTCTGGAAGGGGAAGGTTAGGCCGTGAGTGGTATTCTCCTCCGGAAACAGGAATATGGATGAGTATGATTTTAAGACCTAAGGTCGATTTTCGGAGGGCACCTCAATTAACACTTGTCACTGCAGTTGCAGTCGTACGAGCGATCGAACACGTCACGAAGCTCGAAGCTGAAATTAAGTGGCCAAATGATTTATTGTTAAACGGGAAAAAGATTGCTGGGATCTTAACGGAAATGCAAGCAGACCCAGACCAAATTAAAGCAGTCATTATTGGGGTCGGAATAAATGTGAACCATCGTTCGTTTCCTGAAGGGATAGAAGATATAGCAACTTCTTTAGCAAATGAAAGTGATCGGACATTCAATAGAGCTGAATTAATCGCTCAAATATTAAAAGAGTTTGAATGGCTTTATGATGCTTATTTAACGAAAGGGTTCTCGTTTATTAAGCCACTATGGGAAGCAAGGTCGAATACAATTGGTAGAATGATTAAAGCTAGAACAGCAAACGACGTGATTGAAGGCTTTGCAGAAGGAATAGATGAGGAAGGTGTGCTATTACTTCGTGACAAAACAGGGGATAGGCACAACATTTATTCCGCAGACATCGATATAGCAAAAAACTAA